From the Manis pentadactyla isolate mManPen7 chromosome 7, mManPen7.hap1, whole genome shotgun sequence genome, one window contains:
- the LRRC61 gene encoding leucine-rich repeat-containing protein 61 isoform X4, with amino-acid sequence MEPQGEKPGEADRVHITPQFLKSRSGEFALESILLLKLRGLGLVDLGCLGECLGLEWLDLSSNALTHLGPLASLRQLAVLNVANNRLTGLEPLAACEKLQSLNAAGNLLATPGQLQCLASLRGLECLRLQDPLARLSNPLCTSPSYWAVVRELLPGLKVINGERMIGRGSEFYQLCRDLDSSLHPSSGPGPRVPRAQPWVEPGYWEPWPTRSSSILEEACRQFQNTLRECHDLDRQANSSLAQAEQALSPAGTTSSFVF; translated from the coding sequence ATGGAGCCTCAGGGTGAGAAGCCAGGAGAGGCTGACAGGGTGCACATCACACCCCAGTTCCTCAAGTCGCGTTCGGGCGAGTTTGCCCTGGAGTCCATCCTACTGCTGAAGCTGCGAGGCTTGGGGCTGGTGGACCTGGGCTGCCTGGGCGAGTGCCTGGGCCTCGAGTGGCTGGACCTGTCGAGCAATGCTCTCACACATCTGGGCCCGCTGGCCTCCTTGCGCCAGCTAGCCGTGCTCAACGTTGCCAACAACAGGCTGACGGGGCTGGAGCCACTGGCCGCCTGTGAGAAACTGCAGAGTCTCAATGCTGCGGGTAACCTGCTGGCCACCCCTGGCCAGCTGCAGTGTCTGGCCAGCCTGCGGGGCCTCGAGTGCTTGCGGCTGCAGGACCCTTTGGCCCGTCTCAGCAACCCGCTCTGCACCAGCCCCTCCTACTGGGCTGTGGTCCGAGAGCTCCTGCCGGGCCTGAAGGTCATCAATGGGGAGCGCATGATTGGCCGGGGCAGTGAGTTCTACCAGCTGTGCCGGGACCTGGACAGCTCCCTGCACCCCAGCTCAGGCCCAGGCCCCAGagtccccagggcccagccctgGGTGGAGCCAGGCTACTGGGAGCCCTGGCCTACCCGGAGCAGCTCCATCCTGGAAGAGGCCTGCCGGCAGTTCCAGAACACGCTGCGAGAGTGCCATGACCTGGACCGGCAGGCCAACAGCAGCCTGGCCCAGGCAGAGCAGGCGCTCAGCCCTGCAGGCACCACCTCGTCCTTTGTCTTTTGA
- the RARRES2 gene encoding retinoic acid receptor responder protein 2 isoform X2, with amino-acid sequence MWQLLIPLALWLSTVGLSRAELTATQHRGLQVALEEFHKHPPVQWAFREIGVDSAMETPFPAGTFVRLEFKLQQTSCRKKDWKKAECKVKPNGRKRKCLACIKLDSENKVLGRMVHCPIQTQVQQELEERQEAQCGRVERTGEDPHSYYFPGQFAFVKALPRS; translated from the exons ATGTGGCAGCTGCTGATCCCGCTAGCCCTGTGGCTGAGCACGGTGGGCCTGAGCAGGGCCGAGCTCACAGCCACCCAGCACCGGGGCCTGCAGGTGGCCCTGGAGGAATTCCACAAACACCCTCCAGTGCAGTGGGCTTTCCGGGAGATCGGTGTGGACAGCGCCATGGAAACG CCCTTCCCTGCGGGGACCTTTGTGAGGCTTGAATTTAAGCTCCAGCAGACAAGCTGCCGGAAGAAAGACTGGAAGAAAGCTGAGTGCAAAGTTAAGCCCAACGGG AGGAAGCGGAAATGCCTGGCCTGCATCAAGCTGGACTCTGAGAATAAAGTCCTGGGCCGGATGGTCCACTGCCCCATACAGACGCAGGTTCAACAG GAGCTTGAGGAGCGCCAGGAGGCACAGTGCGGCCGAGTGGAGCGGACTGGCGAGGACCCCCACAGCTACTACTTCCCGGGACAGTTTGCCTTCGTCAAGGCCCTGCCCCGCAGCTGA
- the LRRC61 gene encoding leucine-rich repeat-containing protein 61 isoform X3 codes for MDEQVLQEMQWAQGSCVHLTMSTAARDAVVDYVAITAHWAAVPPGSPQVASGSSRRTAVLWVRGLPVESTQEERQRGLREKVSLWLGRSSMRPGFLVSGGCPSLEQAVGMEGYTLVPCFGSCLDSLVRNFLHHHHSIQIILGTARAICSHFQGSAEARRLLTQLQRQCGLPEHQPFGELAANWVSDYYLMGWLVEQQRPLREYAEKHRLGKAGMALSAMFWSLTNSLVTLLQPFQLVVREASAAQAALSQVLPQLRYLHIFLEQVPGHFREQGGKEMGAAVRLAEGLTLQLSTDCQLNELFHREELVLATLLDPRFKGKIEAILPVGADIDHWKQVLVYKVKEIMVSECPLPASLSLPSPKAVCVDATPRGSIARSLRIEGQGQKEPGQQSGSSGSWLLARREKSLLEQLEHVGLLASRESGASLVTENHLASIVVQKYLHENETIGAQEDPLTYWEKRQDVWPALAKLATVYLTCPATGALSRRVFASLGSPALVGHNSPLPVESVEHLLFLKTNLENFPNYTRPPLVFPSGDLAEGEQSSESDLMVHGPQNLPVGTRQ; via the coding sequence ATGGATGAGCAGGTGCTTCAGGAGATGCAGTGGGCTCAGGGCAGCTGCGTCCACCTCACCATGTCCACAGCAGCCCGGGATGCAGTCGTGGACTACGTGGCCATCACTGCCCACTGGGCGGCAGTACCGCCAGGGAGCCCGCAGGTGGCGTCTGGAAGCTCGCGGAGGACAGCGGTGCTCTGGGTCCGAGGCCTGCCCGTGGAGAGCACCCAGGAGGAGAGGCAGCGGGGGCTGCGGGAGAAGGTCAGCCTGTGGCTTGGCCGCAGCTCCATGCGACCGGGCTTCCTGGTGTCGGGCGGCTGCCCCAGCCTGGAGCAAGCAGTAGGGATGGAGGGCTACACGCTTGTCCCTTGTTTTGGCAGCTGCCTTGACTCTCTGGTGAGAAACTTTCTGCATCACCATCACAGCATTCAGATCATCCTGGGCACAGCCAGGGCCATCTGCAGTCATTTCCAAGGCTCTGCAGAGGCCCGGCGGCTGCTCACCCAGCTGCAGCGGCAGTGTGGCCTCCCAGAGCACCAGCCCTTTGGGGAGCTCGCAGCCAACTGGGTCTCTGACTACTACCTGATGGGGTGGCTGGTGGAGCAGCAGCGACCGCTGCGAGAGTATGCGGAGAAGCACCGGCTGGGTAAGGCCGGGATGGCCCTGTCGGCCATGTTCTGGAGCCTGACGAACAGCCTGGTCACCCTCCTGCAGCCCTTCCAGCTGGTGGTCCGGGAGGCGAGTGCGGCACAGGCTGCTTTAAGCCAGGTGCTGCCTCAGCTGCGCTACCTGCACATCTTCCTAGAGCAGGTTCCCGGGCacttcagggagcagggaggcaagGAGATGGGCGCAGCTGTCCGGCTGGCTGAAGGCTTGACCCTGCAGCTCTCCACAGACTGCCAGCTGAACGAGCTCTTCCACCGCGAGGAGCTGGTGCTGGCCACCCTGCTGGACCCCCGCTTCAAGGGGAAGATTGAGGCCATCTTGCCTGTGGGGGCCGACATTGACCACTGGAAGCAGGTTCTTGTGTACAAGGTGAAAGAGATTATGGTGTCTGAATGCCCCCTGCCCGCTTCACTCTCCCTGCCGAGTCCCAAGGCTGTGTGTGTGGACGCCACCCCAAGGGGCAGCATTGCCAGGAGCCTCAGGATTGAGGGCCAGGGCCAGAAGGAGCCTGGGCAGCAAAGTGGCAGCTCTGGGTCTTGGCTGCTggcccggagggagaagagcttgCTGGAGCAGCTGGAACATGTGGGGCTGCTGGCATCCAGGGAGAGTGGAGCCTCGCTCGTCACTGAGAACCACTTGGCCAGCATTGTTGTGCAGAAGTACCTGCATGAGAATGAGACGATTGGTGCCCAGGAGGACCCTCTGACCTACTGGGAGAAAAGGCAGGATGTCTGGCCGGCCCTGGCAAAACTGGCCACTGTCTATCTGACCTGCCCCGCTACGGGAGCCTTGTCTAGACGTGTCTTTGCCTCCCTGGGCAGCCCTGCCCTTGTGGGACACAACTCCCCTCTCCCGGTGGAGTCAGTTGAGCATCTCCTTTTCTTGAAGACCAACCTGGAGAATTTCCCCAACTACACACGCCCTCCCCTGGTCTTCCCTAGTGGAGACCTGGCTGAGGGAGAGCAGAGCAGTGAGTCTGACCTCATGGTCCACGGCCCTCAAAATCTGCCTGTAGGGACTCGGCAGTAA
- the LRRC61 gene encoding leucine-rich repeat-containing protein 61 isoform X2, producing the protein MLEVEKNKKPPRRRTSSGSVGQESPVCADSPMIRAKSPAVTLVSPDSNFSTRATNTSCGLDWGVRGCLLETEVKLDFGDVDKKAGSGRRKARPCGSQKESEGSLSLQRKRPCSLSSGSPVPSSDQVCLEEQEDSVRGARVCSKRRRPCSLGRPVLHPAASHAECEASPEQNGPKRNARLSGLKCVLGQEPPVQPRKVSSRKAHGRRERGELAGKKSRDPVLSSGQAPSARVLVQAAGPDRLKVGQPLENDEATQAEVLIARLAREVRRLKKWKKRQLLPGLGEKLPLLSLQKPLCMKHSLGPLDITGQKPAVDIRQFFTFDCKNICRVNCTLCHTSIRQSKVKGQSQTLGLLRHLVSKRGLERERQPTAARPGEKGSGVEEKKTSLSLGSSGLAPEESPSPSRGSDASPLGDGGGQPGLGGPGQLSLAPPPLPPPTKDEPTAPPVAVREERDGTYAPNQPRAQAWNQSIAELLCSLALPLSFVSSPPFKRFMAQVDPCYHLPSPAFFADKALPLLHEAMDEQVLQEMQWAQGSCVHLTMSTAARDAVVDYVAITAHWAAVPPGSPQVASGSSRRTAVLWVRGLPVESTQEERQRGLREKVSLWLGRSSMRPGFLVSGGCPSLEQAVGMEGYTLVPCFGSCLDSLVRNFLHHHHSIQIILGTARAICSHFQGSAEARRLLTQLQRQCGLPEHQPFGELAANWVSDYYLMGWLVEQQRPLREYAEKHRLGKAGMALSAMFWSLTNSLVTLLQPFQLVVREASAAQAALSQVLPQLRYLHIFLEQVPGHFREQGGKEMGAAVRLAEGLTLQLSTDCQLNELFHREELVLATLLDPRFKGKIEAILPVGADIDHWKQVLVYKVKEIMVSECPLPASLSLPSPKAVCVDATPRGSIARSLRIEGQGQKEPGQQSGSSGSWLLARREKSLLEQLEHVGLLASRESGASLVTENHLASIVVQKYLHENETIGAQEDPLTYWEKRQDVWPALAKLATVYLTCPATGALSRRVFASLGSPALVGHNSPLPVESVEHLLFLKTNLENFPNYTRPPLVFPSGDLAEGEQSSESDLMVHGPQNLPVGTRQ; encoded by the coding sequence ATGTTGgaagtagaaaaaaacaaaaagcccccCAGGAGACGTACATCTTCAGGATCAGTGGGCCAGGAGTCCCCTGTGTGTGCTGACTCTCCCATGATCAGAGCCAAGAGCCCAGCTGTCACCCTGGTTTCTCCTGACTCCAATTTCAGCACCAGAGCTACCAACACCTCTTGTGGACTTGACTGGGGTGTCAGGGGGTGCCTGCTGGAGACTGAGGTCAAACTTGATTTTGGAGATGTAGACAAGAAGGCTGGCAGTGGCCGCAGGAAGGCCAGACCCTGTGGCTCCCAGAAGGAGAGTGAGGGGAGTCTGTCCCTGCAAAGGAAGAGACCCTGTTCCCTCTCCAGTGGCTCGCCAGTCCCTTCATCTGACCAAGTTTGCCTGGAGGAGCAGGAAGACAGTGTCCGAGGTGCACGTGTCTGCAGCAAGAGGAGGAGACCCTGCTCCCTGGGGAGGCCTGTTCTTCACCCAGCTGCCTCCCACGCAGAGTGCGAGGCCAGTCCTGAGCAGAATGGACCAAAGAGAAATGCCAGACTCTCTGGCCTCAAATGTGTACTTGGACAGGAGCCTCCTGTACAGCCCAGGAAGGTGTCCAGTCGGAAGGCACATGGACGGAGAGAGCGGGGGGAACTGGCAGGAAAGAAGTCCAGGGACCCAGTGCTCAGCTCTGGCCAGGCCCCTTCTGCCCGGGTGCTGGTCCAGGCGGCCGGTCCAGACAGGCTGAAGGTGGGCCAGCCTCTGGAGAACGATGAGGCAACGCAAGCTGAGGTCCTCATAGCCCGACTGGCCAGAGAGGTGCGGCGCCTCAAGAAGTGGAAGAAAAGGCAACTGCTTCCTGGCCTGGGGGAGAAGTTGCCTCTCCTGAGCCTCCAGAAGCCACTCTGCATGAAGCATTCCCTGGGCCCTCTGGACATCACAGGCCAGAAGCCCGCAGTAGACATCAGACAATTCTTTACTTTCGACTGCAAGAACATCTGCCGTGTCAACTGCACTCTGTGTCACACCAGCATCAGACAGAGCAAAGTTAAGGGTCAGTCCCAAACCTTGGGCCTCCTCCGTCACTTGGTGAGTAAGCGTgggctggagagggagagacagccaACTGCGGCCCGCCCCGGAGAGAAGGGGTCAGGGGTGGAGGAAAAAAAGACCAGTCTGTCCCTGGGCTCCTCTGGCCTTGCCCCTGAGGAGTCCCCATCACCAAGCCGCGGCTCAGATGCCTCCCCCTTGGGAGACGGTGGTGGGCAGCCAGGCCTGGGCGGACCCGGGCAGCTGTCACTGGCTCCTCCACCCTTGCCTCCTCCCACCAAAGATGAACCCACTGCTCCCCCCGTGGCTGTCAGGGAGGAGCGAGATGGCACATATGCTCCCAACCAGCCCCGAGCCCAGGCCTGGAACCAAAGCATTGCAGAGTTGCTCTGCAGCCTGGCGCTGCCACTCTCCTTTGTTTCATCCCCGCCTTTCAAAAGGTTCATGGCCCAAGTTGACCCTTGTTACCATTTGCCGTCTCCAGCCTTCTTTGCTGATAAAGCCCTGCCCCTGCTCCATGAGGCCATGGATGAGCAGGTGCTTCAGGAGATGCAGTGGGCTCAGGGCAGCTGCGTCCACCTCACCATGTCCACAGCAGCCCGGGATGCAGTCGTGGACTACGTGGCCATCACTGCCCACTGGGCGGCAGTACCGCCAGGGAGCCCGCAGGTGGCGTCTGGAAGCTCGCGGAGGACAGCGGTGCTCTGGGTCCGAGGCCTGCCCGTGGAGAGCACCCAGGAGGAGAGGCAGCGGGGGCTGCGGGAGAAGGTCAGCCTGTGGCTTGGCCGCAGCTCCATGCGACCGGGCTTCCTGGTGTCGGGCGGCTGCCCCAGCCTGGAGCAAGCAGTAGGGATGGAGGGCTACACGCTTGTCCCTTGTTTTGGCAGCTGCCTTGACTCTCTGGTGAGAAACTTTCTGCATCACCATCACAGCATTCAGATCATCCTGGGCACAGCCAGGGCCATCTGCAGTCATTTCCAAGGCTCTGCAGAGGCCCGGCGGCTGCTCACCCAGCTGCAGCGGCAGTGTGGCCTCCCAGAGCACCAGCCCTTTGGGGAGCTCGCAGCCAACTGGGTCTCTGACTACTACCTGATGGGGTGGCTGGTGGAGCAGCAGCGACCGCTGCGAGAGTATGCGGAGAAGCACCGGCTGGGTAAGGCCGGGATGGCCCTGTCGGCCATGTTCTGGAGCCTGACGAACAGCCTGGTCACCCTCCTGCAGCCCTTCCAGCTGGTGGTCCGGGAGGCGAGTGCGGCACAGGCTGCTTTAAGCCAGGTGCTGCCTCAGCTGCGCTACCTGCACATCTTCCTAGAGCAGGTTCCCGGGCacttcagggagcagggaggcaagGAGATGGGCGCAGCTGTCCGGCTGGCTGAAGGCTTGACCCTGCAGCTCTCCACAGACTGCCAGCTGAACGAGCTCTTCCACCGCGAGGAGCTGGTGCTGGCCACCCTGCTGGACCCCCGCTTCAAGGGGAAGATTGAGGCCATCTTGCCTGTGGGGGCCGACATTGACCACTGGAAGCAGGTTCTTGTGTACAAGGTGAAAGAGATTATGGTGTCTGAATGCCCCCTGCCCGCTTCACTCTCCCTGCCGAGTCCCAAGGCTGTGTGTGTGGACGCCACCCCAAGGGGCAGCATTGCCAGGAGCCTCAGGATTGAGGGCCAGGGCCAGAAGGAGCCTGGGCAGCAAAGTGGCAGCTCTGGGTCTTGGCTGCTggcccggagggagaagagcttgCTGGAGCAGCTGGAACATGTGGGGCTGCTGGCATCCAGGGAGAGTGGAGCCTCGCTCGTCACTGAGAACCACTTGGCCAGCATTGTTGTGCAGAAGTACCTGCATGAGAATGAGACGATTGGTGCCCAGGAGGACCCTCTGACCTACTGGGAGAAAAGGCAGGATGTCTGGCCGGCCCTGGCAAAACTGGCCACTGTCTATCTGACCTGCCCCGCTACGGGAGCCTTGTCTAGACGTGTCTTTGCCTCCCTGGGCAGCCCTGCCCTTGTGGGACACAACTCCCCTCTCCCGGTGGAGTCAGTTGAGCATCTCCTTTTCTTGAAGACCAACCTGGAGAATTTCCCCAACTACACACGCCCTCCCCTGGTCTTCCCTAGTGGAGACCTGGCTGAGGGAGAGCAGAGCAGTGAGTCTGACCTCATGGTCCACGGCCCTCAAAATCTGCCTGTAGGGACTCGGCAGTAA
- the RARRES2 gene encoding retinoic acid receptor responder protein 2 isoform X1: protein MWQLLIPLALWLSTVGLSRAELTATQHRGLQVALEEFHKHPPVQWAFREIGVDSAMETPFPAGTFVRLEFKLQQTSCRKKDWKKAECKVKPNGRKRKCLACIKLDSENKVLGRMVHCPIQTQVQQIQSASWTAVGGDQYKTALLSQYTGRTAPLPPS from the exons ATGTGGCAGCTGCTGATCCCGCTAGCCCTGTGGCTGAGCACGGTGGGCCTGAGCAGGGCCGAGCTCACAGCCACCCAGCACCGGGGCCTGCAGGTGGCCCTGGAGGAATTCCACAAACACCCTCCAGTGCAGTGGGCTTTCCGGGAGATCGGTGTGGACAGCGCCATGGAAACG CCCTTCCCTGCGGGGACCTTTGTGAGGCTTGAATTTAAGCTCCAGCAGACAAGCTGCCGGAAGAAAGACTGGAAGAAAGCTGAGTGCAAAGTTAAGCCCAACGGG AGGAAGCGGAAATGCCTGGCCTGCATCAAGCTGGACTCTGAGAATAAAGTCCTGGGCCGGATGGTCCACTGCCCCATACAGACGCAGGTTCAACAG ATTCAGTCGGCTTCCTGGACAGCTGTGGGAGGTGACCAGTACAAGACAGCCCTCCTGTCCCAGTACACAGGGAGGACGGCCCCATTACCCCCGAGCTAA
- the LRRC61 gene encoding leucine-rich repeat-containing protein 61 isoform X1, which translates to MPSLASPWSASHTHGQKPKPIFPFPQVPSMLEVEKNKKPPRRRTSSGSVGQESPVCADSPMIRAKSPAVTLVSPDSNFSTRATNTSCGLDWGVRGCLLETEVKLDFGDVDKKAGSGRRKARPCGSQKESEGSLSLQRKRPCSLSSGSPVPSSDQVCLEEQEDSVRGARVCSKRRRPCSLGRPVLHPAASHAECEASPEQNGPKRNARLSGLKCVLGQEPPVQPRKVSSRKAHGRRERGELAGKKSRDPVLSSGQAPSARVLVQAAGPDRLKVGQPLENDEATQAEVLIARLAREVRRLKKWKKRQLLPGLGEKLPLLSLQKPLCMKHSLGPLDITGQKPAVDIRQFFTFDCKNICRVNCTLCHTSIRQSKVKGQSQTLGLLRHLVSKRGLERERQPTAARPGEKGSGVEEKKTSLSLGSSGLAPEESPSPSRGSDASPLGDGGGQPGLGGPGQLSLAPPPLPPPTKDEPTAPPVAVREERDGTYAPNQPRAQAWNQSIAELLCSLALPLSFVSSPPFKRFMAQVDPCYHLPSPAFFADKALPLLHEAMDEQVLQEMQWAQGSCVHLTMSTAARDAVVDYVAITAHWAAVPPGSPQVASGSSRRTAVLWVRGLPVESTQEERQRGLREKVSLWLGRSSMRPGFLVSGGCPSLEQAVGMEGYTLVPCFGSCLDSLVRNFLHHHHSIQIILGTARAICSHFQGSAEARRLLTQLQRQCGLPEHQPFGELAANWVSDYYLMGWLVEQQRPLREYAEKHRLGKAGMALSAMFWSLTNSLVTLLQPFQLVVREASAAQAALSQVLPQLRYLHIFLEQVPGHFREQGGKEMGAAVRLAEGLTLQLSTDCQLNELFHREELVLATLLDPRFKGKIEAILPVGADIDHWKQVLVYKVKEIMVSECPLPASLSLPSPKAVCVDATPRGSIARSLRIEGQGQKEPGQQSGSSGSWLLARREKSLLEQLEHVGLLASRESGASLVTENHLASIVVQKYLHENETIGAQEDPLTYWEKRQDVWPALAKLATVYLTCPATGALSRRVFASLGSPALVGHNSPLPVESVEHLLFLKTNLENFPNYTRPPLVFPSGDLAEGEQSSESDLMVHGPQNLPVGTRQ; encoded by the coding sequence CCTAAGCCCATCTTCCCATTCCCCCAAGTTCCAAGCATGTTGgaagtagaaaaaaacaaaaagcccccCAGGAGACGTACATCTTCAGGATCAGTGGGCCAGGAGTCCCCTGTGTGTGCTGACTCTCCCATGATCAGAGCCAAGAGCCCAGCTGTCACCCTGGTTTCTCCTGACTCCAATTTCAGCACCAGAGCTACCAACACCTCTTGTGGACTTGACTGGGGTGTCAGGGGGTGCCTGCTGGAGACTGAGGTCAAACTTGATTTTGGAGATGTAGACAAGAAGGCTGGCAGTGGCCGCAGGAAGGCCAGACCCTGTGGCTCCCAGAAGGAGAGTGAGGGGAGTCTGTCCCTGCAAAGGAAGAGACCCTGTTCCCTCTCCAGTGGCTCGCCAGTCCCTTCATCTGACCAAGTTTGCCTGGAGGAGCAGGAAGACAGTGTCCGAGGTGCACGTGTCTGCAGCAAGAGGAGGAGACCCTGCTCCCTGGGGAGGCCTGTTCTTCACCCAGCTGCCTCCCACGCAGAGTGCGAGGCCAGTCCTGAGCAGAATGGACCAAAGAGAAATGCCAGACTCTCTGGCCTCAAATGTGTACTTGGACAGGAGCCTCCTGTACAGCCCAGGAAGGTGTCCAGTCGGAAGGCACATGGACGGAGAGAGCGGGGGGAACTGGCAGGAAAGAAGTCCAGGGACCCAGTGCTCAGCTCTGGCCAGGCCCCTTCTGCCCGGGTGCTGGTCCAGGCGGCCGGTCCAGACAGGCTGAAGGTGGGCCAGCCTCTGGAGAACGATGAGGCAACGCAAGCTGAGGTCCTCATAGCCCGACTGGCCAGAGAGGTGCGGCGCCTCAAGAAGTGGAAGAAAAGGCAACTGCTTCCTGGCCTGGGGGAGAAGTTGCCTCTCCTGAGCCTCCAGAAGCCACTCTGCATGAAGCATTCCCTGGGCCCTCTGGACATCACAGGCCAGAAGCCCGCAGTAGACATCAGACAATTCTTTACTTTCGACTGCAAGAACATCTGCCGTGTCAACTGCACTCTGTGTCACACCAGCATCAGACAGAGCAAAGTTAAGGGTCAGTCCCAAACCTTGGGCCTCCTCCGTCACTTGGTGAGTAAGCGTgggctggagagggagagacagccaACTGCGGCCCGCCCCGGAGAGAAGGGGTCAGGGGTGGAGGAAAAAAAGACCAGTCTGTCCCTGGGCTCCTCTGGCCTTGCCCCTGAGGAGTCCCCATCACCAAGCCGCGGCTCAGATGCCTCCCCCTTGGGAGACGGTGGTGGGCAGCCAGGCCTGGGCGGACCCGGGCAGCTGTCACTGGCTCCTCCACCCTTGCCTCCTCCCACCAAAGATGAACCCACTGCTCCCCCCGTGGCTGTCAGGGAGGAGCGAGATGGCACATATGCTCCCAACCAGCCCCGAGCCCAGGCCTGGAACCAAAGCATTGCAGAGTTGCTCTGCAGCCTGGCGCTGCCACTCTCCTTTGTTTCATCCCCGCCTTTCAAAAGGTTCATGGCCCAAGTTGACCCTTGTTACCATTTGCCGTCTCCAGCCTTCTTTGCTGATAAAGCCCTGCCCCTGCTCCATGAGGCCATGGATGAGCAGGTGCTTCAGGAGATGCAGTGGGCTCAGGGCAGCTGCGTCCACCTCACCATGTCCACAGCAGCCCGGGATGCAGTCGTGGACTACGTGGCCATCACTGCCCACTGGGCGGCAGTACCGCCAGGGAGCCCGCAGGTGGCGTCTGGAAGCTCGCGGAGGACAGCGGTGCTCTGGGTCCGAGGCCTGCCCGTGGAGAGCACCCAGGAGGAGAGGCAGCGGGGGCTGCGGGAGAAGGTCAGCCTGTGGCTTGGCCGCAGCTCCATGCGACCGGGCTTCCTGGTGTCGGGCGGCTGCCCCAGCCTGGAGCAAGCAGTAGGGATGGAGGGCTACACGCTTGTCCCTTGTTTTGGCAGCTGCCTTGACTCTCTGGTGAGAAACTTTCTGCATCACCATCACAGCATTCAGATCATCCTGGGCACAGCCAGGGCCATCTGCAGTCATTTCCAAGGCTCTGCAGAGGCCCGGCGGCTGCTCACCCAGCTGCAGCGGCAGTGTGGCCTCCCAGAGCACCAGCCCTTTGGGGAGCTCGCAGCCAACTGGGTCTCTGACTACTACCTGATGGGGTGGCTGGTGGAGCAGCAGCGACCGCTGCGAGAGTATGCGGAGAAGCACCGGCTGGGTAAGGCCGGGATGGCCCTGTCGGCCATGTTCTGGAGCCTGACGAACAGCCTGGTCACCCTCCTGCAGCCCTTCCAGCTGGTGGTCCGGGAGGCGAGTGCGGCACAGGCTGCTTTAAGCCAGGTGCTGCCTCAGCTGCGCTACCTGCACATCTTCCTAGAGCAGGTTCCCGGGCacttcagggagcagggaggcaagGAGATGGGCGCAGCTGTCCGGCTGGCTGAAGGCTTGACCCTGCAGCTCTCCACAGACTGCCAGCTGAACGAGCTCTTCCACCGCGAGGAGCTGGTGCTGGCCACCCTGCTGGACCCCCGCTTCAAGGGGAAGATTGAGGCCATCTTGCCTGTGGGGGCCGACATTGACCACTGGAAGCAGGTTCTTGTGTACAAGGTGAAAGAGATTATGGTGTCTGAATGCCCCCTGCCCGCTTCACTCTCCCTGCCGAGTCCCAAGGCTGTGTGTGTGGACGCCACCCCAAGGGGCAGCATTGCCAGGAGCCTCAGGATTGAGGGCCAGGGCCAGAAGGAGCCTGGGCAGCAAAGTGGCAGCTCTGGGTCTTGGCTGCTggcccggagggagaagagcttgCTGGAGCAGCTGGAACATGTGGGGCTGCTGGCATCCAGGGAGAGTGGAGCCTCGCTCGTCACTGAGAACCACTTGGCCAGCATTGTTGTGCAGAAGTACCTGCATGAGAATGAGACGATTGGTGCCCAGGAGGACCCTCTGACCTACTGGGAGAAAAGGCAGGATGTCTGGCCGGCCCTGGCAAAACTGGCCACTGTCTATCTGACCTGCCCCGCTACGGGAGCCTTGTCTAGACGTGTCTTTGCCTCCCTGGGCAGCCCTGCCCTTGTGGGACACAACTCCCCTCTCCCGGTGGAGTCAGTTGAGCATCTCCTTTTCTTGAAGACCAACCTGGAGAATTTCCCCAACTACACACGCCCTCCCCTGGTCTTCCCTAGTGGAGACCTGGCTGAGGGAGAGCAGAGCAGTGAGTCTGACCTCATGGTCCACGGCCCTCAAAATCTGCCTGTAGGGACTCGGCAGTAA